One window of Rasiella rasia genomic DNA carries:
- a CDS encoding DUF4349 domain-containing protein gives MKTPNRKFSFKLIVAALCISVLVGCQNSSYKEDFAMEPVDVTESYQAVEENTDDKKTLDTPIDLKIIKSASARYKVKNVKLATAKVKAMAQQYNGYISDLRFENNLYEKQNRFTIKIPNAHFDALLDSIASVALFTEFENITTQDVTEEYLDIETRLATKLEVKKRYEEILRKNAKTVEDILATEEKLRRLQEEIEAAQGRLKYLGNKVSYSTVQIDLFESVEYKEEPESYTKTFFDKAGNGFSFGWELIETIILGLIHIWPVVLVIILLVLFLRSKLKKK, from the coding sequence ATGAAGACTCCTAACAGAAAGTTCAGTTTTAAATTAATAGTGGCAGCACTATGCATTTCCGTATTAGTTGGCTGTCAAAATTCGTCATACAAAGAAGACTTCGCTATGGAGCCTGTAGACGTTACAGAAAGTTACCAAGCCGTAGAAGAAAATACGGATGACAAAAAAACGTTGGATACCCCAATCGATTTAAAAATAATTAAGTCGGCTTCGGCACGTTACAAAGTGAAAAATGTAAAGTTGGCTACTGCAAAAGTGAAGGCAATGGCACAGCAATACAATGGTTACATTAGTGACCTTAGGTTTGAAAATAACCTGTATGAAAAACAAAATAGATTTACAATTAAAATACCAAATGCCCATTTCGATGCACTTTTAGATAGTATTGCCAGTGTTGCCTTATTTACCGAGTTTGAAAACATTACTACACAAGATGTTACTGAAGAATACCTAGACATTGAAACACGTTTAGCAACGAAGCTTGAAGTAAAAAAACGCTATGAAGAAATACTTCGAAAAAACGCTAAGACTGTTGAAGACATTTTAGCAACTGAAGAAAAATTACGCAGATTGCAGGAAGAGATAGAAGCTGCACAGGGACGCTTGAAGTATTTAGGGAATAAAGTTTCTTACAGTACAGTACAAATAGATTTGTTTGAGAGTGTTGAGTATAAAGAAGAACCTGAAAGTTATACCAAGACATTCTTCGACAAAGCTGGAAATGGATTTAGCTTTGGTTGGGAATTAATCGAAACTATTATACTAGGATTAATTCATATCTGGCCAGTAGTTTTGGTAATCATCTTACTCGTACTATTCTTACGAAGTAAATTGAAAAAGAAATAA
- a CDS encoding M28 family peptidase: MKTIFTCLCTLVFVATFGQEKQKVENTISKSKIEGHIYYLADDLFKGRETGTPENKLAASYLANTLRSYGVKPNPKTNTYYQQIPLIKNTPPNNISLTIGGQTVKSKVALNAVPIEYNGEAVYLNYGLESDYKDQDVKGKVVIVKGGSEEKKDARGAFGLIKRKREIAETAGAIAIVELLNSEDQIWGFISHNFDAPSLELGEIKNSQLKTEGISHIWTQDISHEFATTIASKRALGATIKMSGSKKEQVTSQNVIGIVEGTDPKLKNEYIIYSAHYDHVGIGTPDATGDTIYNGARDNAVGTTTVLSMAENLAKYPTKRSALFILFTGEEKGLLGSEYYVANPVLPLNQMVYCFNSDNGGYNDITKATIIGLPRTTATKHITSAATVFGLTAIDDPAPEQGLFDRSDNVHFAAKGIPAPTFCMGFTSFDGEVTKYYHRPGDHAESLDFDYLLKFFKAYVLAGRTIANDPVTPFWTAGDKYEAAGKKLYNR, translated from the coding sequence ATGAAAACAATCTTCACATGCTTATGCACCTTAGTATTTGTCGCTACATTTGGGCAAGAAAAACAGAAAGTAGAGAACACGATTTCTAAATCTAAAATTGAGGGCCATATTTACTACTTGGCCGACGATCTGTTTAAAGGACGCGAAACTGGAACTCCAGAAAATAAATTAGCGGCTTCTTATCTTGCAAATACACTTCGTAGTTATGGTGTTAAACCCAACCCCAAAACAAACACATACTATCAGCAAATTCCGCTCATAAAAAATACGCCACCAAACAACATATCGCTAACCATTGGCGGGCAAACGGTAAAGAGCAAAGTAGCTTTAAATGCGGTGCCTATAGAGTATAATGGAGAAGCTGTTTATTTAAATTATGGTCTAGAATCAGATTACAAAGACCAAGATGTAAAGGGCAAGGTTGTAATTGTTAAAGGAGGTAGTGAAGAAAAAAAAGATGCACGTGGAGCTTTCGGACTTATAAAGAGAAAACGAGAAATTGCTGAAACTGCAGGTGCTATTGCCATCGTAGAACTACTTAACAGCGAGGACCAAATATGGGGGTTTATCTCTCATAATTTTGACGCTCCCTCTTTAGAGTTGGGTGAAATTAAAAATAGCCAACTTAAAACAGAAGGTATAAGTCATATATGGACCCAAGATATAAGCCATGAATTTGCCACTACAATTGCCTCTAAAAGAGCGTTGGGTGCTACAATAAAAATGAGTGGTTCAAAAAAAGAACAAGTTACTTCTCAAAATGTAATTGGTATCGTAGAAGGTACAGATCCTAAACTTAAAAATGAATATATTATTTATTCTGCCCATTACGACCATGTTGGCATTGGGACGCCAGACGCTACTGGAGACACTATTTATAATGGGGCGAGAGACAATGCGGTAGGCACAACTACTGTACTTAGCATGGCAGAGAATTTAGCAAAGTACCCAACGAAGCGCTCGGCGCTCTTTATTTTGTTTACAGGTGAAGAAAAGGGACTTTTGGGGAGTGAATATTATGTTGCCAACCCTGTGCTGCCACTAAACCAAATGGTGTACTGTTTTAATAGTGACAACGGCGGGTATAACGATATCACAAAGGCCACAATCATTGGCCTACCTAGAACTACCGCTACTAAACATATTACATCGGCAGCAACTGTTTTTGGACTTACTGCTATAGATGACCCGGCACCAGAGCAAGGCCTTTTTGACAGGAGCGATAACGTTCATTTTGCAGCAAAGGGAATACCAGCACCCACATTTTGTATGGGTTTCACTTCTTTTGATGGTGAAGTAACAAAATACTACCACCGACCAGGAGATCATGCAGAAAGTTTAGATTTTGATTATTTACTTAAATTTTTTAAGGCGTATGTATTGGCTGGGCGAACTATTGCAAATGATCCTGTAACCCCATTTTGGACCGCAGGTGATAAATATGAAGCCGCAGGTAAAAAATTATACAACCGATAA